In the Maribacter sp. MJ134 genome, one interval contains:
- a CDS encoding bifunctional 4-hydroxy-2-oxoglutarate aldolase/2-dehydro-3-deoxy-phosphogluconate aldolase: MAQYSRIEVATIMKESGMVPLFYHPDIALGKKVLKACYDGGARLMEFTARGDFAFEVFSELNKYAIEKLPGMVMGVGSITDAAAASLFMQMGANFIVTPSLREDIAIVCNRRKVLWSPGCGSLTEINRAEELGCEIVKLFPGAIYGPGFVKGIKGPQPWTSVMPTGGVSTDEENLKAWFGAGVTCVGIGSKLISKEILANEDFKELKRKVTATLKIISSIRA; the protein is encoded by the coding sequence ATGGCTCAATATTCGAGAATAGAAGTAGCAACCATAATGAAGGAATCGGGTATGGTTCCTTTATTTTATCACCCAGACATCGCATTGGGGAAAAAAGTTTTGAAAGCCTGTTATGATGGTGGCGCACGACTTATGGAATTTACCGCAAGAGGTGACTTTGCCTTTGAGGTTTTTTCCGAACTGAATAAGTACGCTATTGAAAAACTTCCGGGAATGGTTATGGGAGTTGGCTCGATAACCGATGCGGCGGCCGCATCGCTCTTTATGCAGATGGGGGCCAACTTTATCGTAACGCCGTCCCTAAGGGAAGACATCGCAATCGTATGTAACCGTAGGAAGGTCCTATGGTCCCCAGGCTGTGGTTCCCTGACCGAAATAAACCGGGCCGAGGAACTAGGTTGCGAAATTGTAAAACTCTTTCCCGGAGCTATCTATGGCCCTGGTTTTGTAAAAGGCATTAAAGGTCCGCAACCTTGGACAAGCGTCATGCCTACGGGAGGTGTAAGTACGGATGAGGAAAACCTAAAAGCTTGGTTTGGTGCTGGGGTTACCTGTGTTGGCATAGGTTCCAAACTCATAAGTAAAGAAATTCTAGCCAATGAAGACTTTAAGGAGCTTAAAAGAAAAGTAACTGCTACCCTAAAAATTATCAGTAGCATAAGGGCTTAA